In the genome of Leptolyngbya subtilissima AS-A7, one region contains:
- a CDS encoding glutathione S-transferase N-terminal domain-containing protein produces the protein MDSHRNYHAQFIARTSYHYFCPFVQRAVILLLEKEIPHQLIHIDLMNKPDWFLEISPLGKVPLLKVGSEVLFESSVICEYLDETTPGSLHPQDPLEKAKHRAWIEFASATLVVMYDFLNAPTKETFGQKHQELMGKLAWIERNLSTPYFGGKNFSLVDAAYAPMFYYFDALDEIADFGLAKAPKVNNWRQDVKSRPSVQRAFDKDYAQKLLLMLDQRDSHLSRLARHSKVLSK, from the coding sequence GTGGATTCCCACCGTAACTATCATGCACAATTTATCGCTAGAACTAGTTATCACTACTTCTGTCCTTTTGTACAGCGTGCAGTCATTCTACTGCTCGAAAAGGAGATTCCCCATCAGCTAATCCACATCGACTTAATGAACAAACCGGATTGGTTCCTTGAGATTTCTCCTTTGGGAAAAGTTCCTCTGCTAAAAGTGGGTTCGGAAGTGCTATTTGAATCGTCTGTTATTTGCGAATATCTGGACGAAACTACGCCAGGCTCGCTGCATCCACAGGATCCTCTTGAAAAGGCAAAGCACCGCGCTTGGATCGAATTTGCCTCCGCTACGCTCGTGGTTATGTATGACTTCTTGAATGCACCGACAAAAGAAACCTTTGGTCAAAAGCACCAAGAGTTAATGGGTAAGCTGGCCTGGATTGAGAGAAATCTGAGCACACCTTACTTCGGTGGCAAGAATTTTTCATTGGTGGATGCAGCCTATGCACCCATGTTTTACTACTTCGATGCCCTTGACGAGATTGCTGATTTTGGGTTGGCAAAGGCCCCTAAAGTAAATAACTGGAGACAAGATGTAAAGTCGCGCCCCTCTGTTCAGCGTGCTTTTGACAAAGACTATGCTCAAAAACTGCTGCTTATGTTAGATCAGCGCGATTCACATTTGTCTAGACTGGCACGGCATTCTAAGGTTCTGAGCAAATAA
- a CDS encoding O-methyltransferase: MTFGGTNSMPTPPPRPITPVTIAAHHLEKAIALLPRVTDNPGDLSTHLQKALLLIAGLDGYLERSTTPESPALTQIAQKTQHEPWQAKFEGGETEQQLEQEMLTGHLEGQALKMFVRMTGAKRILDIGMFTGYSALAMAEGLPDDGHMIACEIDPYAARFAQNLFEQSPHGHKIDVKLGPASDTLDQLIADQASFDFAFIDANKAGYVDYYEKLIGSNLLAPNGYICADNTLFLGEVYLAESERSDTAQAIAHFNQVVANDPRTEQVLLPVRDGLTLIRRV; the protein is encoded by the coding sequence ATGACCTTCGGCGGCACCAATTCCATGCCCACACCTCCACCCCGCCCCATTACTCCTGTAACTATTGCGGCTCACCATTTGGAGAAGGCGATCGCCCTGTTGCCTCGGGTGACAGATAATCCTGGCGATTTAAGCACCCATCTCCAAAAAGCACTGCTGCTAATCGCCGGGTTGGATGGCTATCTAGAGCGATCGACTACACCCGAATCACCTGCTTTGACGCAGATTGCTCAAAAAACGCAGCACGAACCCTGGCAGGCAAAATTTGAGGGCGGGGAAACGGAACAACAGCTAGAGCAGGAAATGCTAACCGGGCATCTAGAAGGGCAAGCCTTGAAGATGTTTGTGCGCATGACCGGGGCAAAGCGAATTCTAGATATTGGAATGTTTACCGGATACTCGGCCCTAGCAATGGCAGAGGGCTTACCCGATGATGGTCATATGATTGCTTGCGAAATTGACCCCTACGCCGCCCGATTTGCCCAAAATTTGTTTGAGCAATCGCCCCACGGACACAAGATCGATGTCAAATTAGGGCCTGCCTCCGACACCCTGGATCAACTGATTGCCGACCAGGCAAGCTTTGATTTTGCCTTTATTGATGCGAATAAGGCGGGTTACGTGGATTACTACGAAAAGCTGATTGGCAGCAATTTACTGGCCCCCAATGGCTATATCTGTGCGGACAACACCCTGTTTTTGGGAGAAGTTTACCTAGCAGAATCAGAGCGATCGGATACTGCTCAGGCGATCGCCCACTTTAACCAGGTCGTTGCTAATGATCCCCGGACCGAACAGGTGCTCCTCCCGGTGCGGGACGGGCTCACGCTCATTCGTCGAGTTTGA
- a CDS encoding DUF3592 domain-containing protein, whose product MLAATFFTYTNTNTFLKDAIKTEGTVIELIRSQSDDSVTYQPVVVFVSQEGEEIEFTSLSGSNPPSYSKGQAVEIFYLPDNPQKAEINGFFSLWGLPTILGALGSIFSTVGTGLLVVPMVKEREEKYLRQQGTPIETKFKNIDVDTTVSVNGNHPFRIMTQWQNPSTTEIHVFKSSCLWYDPSEFMTGDPITVFIERENPKKYFVDLSFLPKLAE is encoded by the coding sequence ATGTTGGCAGCCACATTCTTCACATACACAAATACCAACACCTTCCTCAAAGATGCCATCAAAACAGAAGGGACGGTGATAGAGCTGATACGGTCTCAATCAGACGATTCAGTAACGTACCAGCCGGTTGTGGTTTTTGTTAGTCAAGAAGGCGAAGAAATTGAGTTCACCTCGTTGTCAGGCTCTAACCCGCCAAGTTACTCAAAGGGGCAAGCAGTAGAGATTTTTTATCTGCCAGACAATCCACAGAAAGCTGAAATTAATGGATTCTTTTCATTGTGGGGTTTGCCAACTATTTTAGGTGCACTAGGCAGCATATTTTCTACAGTTGGCACTGGCCTCCTCGTTGTGCCCATGGTGAAAGAACGTGAGGAAAAATATTTGAGGCAGCAGGGAACTCCCATTGAGACCAAATTTAAGAACATAGACGTTGATACTACGGTATCGGTCAATGGAAATCACCCTTTCCGGATCATGACGCAATGGCAGAATCCGTCTACTACAGAGATACACGTATTCAAGAGCAGCTGCTTATGGTATGACCCATCCGAATTTATGACAGGTGACCCAATTACCGTGTTTATCGAGAGAGAAAATCCTAAAAAATACTTCGTTGATCTTTCATTTCTTCCCAAGTTAGCTGAGTAG
- a CDS encoding DUF924 family protein, producing the protein MTIQPFEMVLQFWFPDQLNQGQAAIVRQWQWWFRGGMSASENERFLPLLEQAIRGDLDHWAEEPRSRLALIILLDQFSRAIYQGTARAFAQDAKACLLALEGINVGHYSALKTPWEKTFFLLPLGHSESLKKLDLAVQLADELVQEALPKNRELLAFSASQARAHREVIARFGRQPHRNAVLGRISTPEELDYLATGQLVHTRSMPPHLSALLNDA; encoded by the coding sequence GTGACTATTCAACCATTTGAAATGGTGCTTCAGTTCTGGTTTCCTGACCAGCTGAACCAGGGGCAGGCCGCCATCGTTCGCCAGTGGCAGTGGTGGTTTCGAGGTGGTATGAGCGCCAGTGAGAACGAGCGTTTTTTGCCGTTGCTCGAGCAGGCTATCCGAGGCGATCTTGACCACTGGGCTGAGGAGCCGCGATCGCGCTTAGCGCTCATCATTCTTCTAGACCAGTTTTCTCGAGCGATCTATCAAGGCACGGCTCGAGCCTTTGCCCAGGATGCGAAGGCCTGTCTACTGGCATTGGAGGGCATTAATGTCGGCCATTACTCCGCCCTCAAAACACCTTGGGAAAAGACGTTTTTCTTGCTGCCGCTAGGTCATTCTGAATCGTTGAAAAAACTGGATTTAGCGGTTCAACTGGCCGACGAACTGGTGCAAGAGGCCCTACCTAAAAATCGCGAATTGCTGGCATTTTCTGCCTCCCAAGCGCGTGCCCATCGAGAGGTGATTGCCCGGTTTGGGCGACAGCCCCACCGCAATGCTGTGCTAGGACGCATCTCAACTCCTGAAGAACTCGATTACCTAGCTACAGGCCAGTTGGTCCACACCCGTTCAATGCCGCCTCACCTGTCTGCACTGCTTAACGATGCATAA
- a CDS encoding DUF3574 domain-containing protein produces the protein MAPTIYAETHTQQVLLGMEANNISPGLVQQDLFFGRNIAGDGEVSEADFQAFIDTEITPRFPNGLTVYGADGQFLDSTGSQIQEPSQVVTLIFENTLENQAEVDQIIETYKQQFQQESVLEIVNADYLKVGFDEADDLIENDPIPELIQEDLYFGRNIAGGGQVSETEFQAFIDTEITPRFPNGLTAYDADGQFLDSAGNLVQEPSQVVSLIFEDTAANEQSIDQIIAAYKQQFQQESVLEVVNEAVKVGFGQSEDLIDNDPIPELIQTDLYFGRNIAEGGEVSEAEFQQFLDQEITPRFPDGLTVYDADGQFLSSTNALVKEPSKIVSLIFEDTVENEAAIDQIIQAYKQEFDQESVLQVVDEDIQVAFDTDTIFLGDLNDRFGGFKDSNDIIDGQGGSDRIRGLSGDDLIRGGAGHDRLKGDSGDDILLGEDGNDTLLGGKGIDTLTGGAGCDAFRFDSLHQAGDRITDFASEGDRILIRAAGFGGGLVAGVAISPEQFRLGTAAVDGKDRFIYNNLSGELFFDPDGNGCQAQVLLAKLSGAPALSNADIVVV, from the coding sequence ATGGCCCCTACAATTTACGCAGAAACCCACACCCAACAAGTCTTGTTGGGCATGGAAGCCAATAACATTAGCCCTGGGCTTGTTCAGCAGGATTTGTTTTTCGGACGCAATATTGCCGGTGATGGTGAAGTTTCAGAGGCCGATTTTCAGGCGTTTATCGATACCGAAATCACACCGCGATTCCCCAACGGCCTGACGGTCTACGGCGCCGATGGGCAGTTCCTAGACAGCACTGGCAGTCAAATTCAAGAACCCAGCCAGGTGGTCACTCTCATCTTTGAGAACACTTTGGAAAACCAGGCAGAAGTTGACCAGATCATCGAAACCTATAAGCAGCAGTTTCAGCAAGAATCAGTTTTAGAAATTGTCAATGCCGATTATCTTAAGGTTGGCTTTGACGAAGCTGACGACCTGATTGAAAATGACCCGATTCCAGAGCTGATTCAAGAGGATCTGTACTTTGGCCGCAACATTGCTGGGGGCGGCCAGGTCTCAGAGACTGAGTTTCAAGCTTTCATCGACACCGAAATTACACCGCGATTTCCCAATGGGTTAACGGCCTATGATGCCGATGGGCAGTTCTTGGACAGCGCTGGAAACTTGGTTCAAGAACCCAGTCAGGTGGTCTCGCTCATTTTTGAAGACACGGCGGCAAATGAGCAAAGTATCGATCAAATTATTGCTGCCTACAAGCAACAGTTCCAGCAAGAATCGGTTTTAGAAGTCGTCAACGAAGCTGTCAAAGTAGGCTTCGGACAATCGGAAGATCTAATCGACAATGACCCGATTCCAGAATTAATCCAAACTGATCTATACTTTGGCCGCAACATTGCCGAGGGTGGTGAAGTCTCAGAGGCAGAGTTTCAGCAGTTTTTAGATCAGGAGATTACCCCACGATTTCCCGATGGGCTCACGGTTTACGATGCTGATGGACAGTTCCTCAGCAGCACAAATGCCCTGGTTAAAGAGCCTAGTAAAATCGTTTCGCTCATCTTTGAAGACACCGTAGAAAACGAAGCGGCGATCGACCAGATTATCCAGGCCTACAAGCAAGAATTTGACCAAGAATCGGTTTTACAGGTTGTTGACGAAGACATTCAGGTCGCCTTTGACACTGACACGATCTTCCTAGGCGATTTGAACGATAGATTTGGGGGTTTCAAAGACTCCAACGACATCATTGATGGCCAGGGCGGCAGCGATCGCATTCGAGGTCTAAGCGGAGATGATCTGATACGCGGTGGGGCCGGCCACGATCGGCTCAAGGGTGATTCTGGTGATGACATTTTGCTCGGTGAAGACGGCAACGACACCCTCCTTGGCGGCAAAGGAATCGATACTTTAACCGGTGGCGCGGGTTGTGACGCATTCCGCTTTGACAGCTTGCATCAAGCCGGTGACAGGATCACTGATTTTGCTAGCGAAGGCGATCGCATCCTAATTCGAGCAGCAGGTTTTGGTGGCGGATTGGTAGCGGGCGTCGCCATTTCGCCAGAGCAATTTCGCTTAGGCACAGCGGCTGTCGATGGCAAAGATCGCTTTATCTACAACAATCTGTCAGGCGAATTGTTCTTTGACCCCGATGGTAATGGCTGCCAAGCCCAAGTGCTATTGGCCAAGCTTAGCGGTGCGCCCGCTCTAAGTAACGCTGATATTGTCGTGGTCTAG
- a CDS encoding SMP-30/gluconolactonase/LRE family protein — MSNLRSENFQQSIKPEQAVGIASQTSQRDRLPFETDTEIDERQKVNIGDGRVFAGPDLSPPFPEGIVADRNRIYVAGPAALGDNGGRPSEVRVFHRLTGELLTTIFLEGERLSEIHGVAGVAVDGQHRVYVVSSQLGIVRLSPQDQGYRQEIYSPVLPEIACNPSLPPTLPCSLPNEITFGPDGYLYWSDSFQNTIFRVPPGGGLAEPWFQSDRLAGSATAPFPVGPNGIKVTPDGTELYVAVTTSASAPGGAIYRLPFVNAPAENDLKLFHQYLQGEMPDGIAFGQSGKLYVALQSPSEISILAPSGREEARLKGPTNCPIAYDAPADFAFDDRGSVLVTNHALFSGNPAAFAVLKVFVGDRGVETDVPPLP, encoded by the coding sequence GTGTCCAATCTTCGTTCCGAAAACTTTCAACAGTCCATCAAACCTGAGCAAGCTGTGGGTATTGCTTCTCAAACTAGCCAGCGCGATCGCCTCCCGTTTGAAACTGACACCGAAATTGATGAACGGCAAAAGGTCAATATCGGCGACGGCAGAGTATTCGCCGGGCCAGATCTCTCGCCCCCCTTCCCCGAGGGAATTGTCGCCGATCGCAACCGCATCTATGTGGCCGGACCCGCCGCCTTGGGCGACAACGGCGGCCGCCCTTCAGAGGTGCGGGTCTTCCACCGGCTCACGGGCGAACTCCTCACAACTATTTTTCTCGAGGGAGAGCGGCTGTCAGAGATTCACGGGGTGGCTGGGGTAGCCGTAGATGGTCAACATCGCGTCTATGTGGTCAGCAGCCAGCTTGGTATTGTGCGTCTGAGTCCCCAGGATCAAGGCTACCGCCAGGAGATCTACTCCCCCGTTCTCCCTGAAATAGCCTGCAATCCGTCACTGCCGCCCACCCTGCCCTGTTCCCTACCCAATGAGATTACCTTTGGCCCCGACGGCTACCTCTACTGGAGTGACTCGTTTCAGAACACGATTTTCCGCGTTCCGCCCGGTGGTGGGCTGGCCGAGCCGTGGTTTCAGAGCGATCGCCTAGCAGGCTCGGCGACGGCCCCGTTTCCGGTTGGCCCCAACGGCATCAAGGTAACCCCAGATGGCACCGAGCTATATGTTGCGGTCACCACCTCCGCCTCGGCACCGGGTGGCGCCATCTACCGACTGCCCTTCGTCAATGCCCCTGCGGAGAATGACCTCAAGCTCTTTCATCAATATTTGCAAGGCGAAATGCCCGACGGCATTGCCTTTGGTCAGTCTGGCAAGCTCTATGTCGCGCTCCAGTCGCCCAGCGAAATCTCGATTCTTGCCCCCAGTGGTCGGGAGGAAGCGCGGCTCAAAGGTCCGACCAACTGCCCCATTGCCTACGATGCCCCAGCAGATTTTGCCTTTGACGATCGGGGCTCGGTGCTGGTGACCAACCACGCGCTGTTTAGCGGTAACCCGGCAGCGTTCGCTGTGCTCAAGGTCTTTGTCGGCGATCGCGGGGTAGAGACTGATGTGCCACCCCTGCCCTAA
- a CDS encoding NAD(P)-dependent oxidoreductase, which yields MNIVIFGASGGVGRCLIEQALAQNHHVTAAVRNPAAVNIIHEQLRVVSCDVFDAAAVSQAIAGQDVVFCTLGTDAEAPTTLYSAGAQNIVQAMQAHQVRRLIFLSNFGVLSEKAQDLPGAVLLFLIKCFIPHTLADHRRALEKIREHAPEWIVVRPMALTNGAWGGRYRTVVDGLPAKGMRIARADVADFMLQQATSDDYLYQVPAIAY from the coding sequence ATGAACATTGTCATTTTCGGAGCGAGTGGAGGCGTGGGCCGTTGCCTCATTGAGCAAGCCCTGGCGCAGAATCATCACGTTACAGCGGCAGTGCGGAATCCTGCAGCAGTAAATATCATTCACGAACAACTGCGCGTTGTGTCTTGCGATGTGTTCGACGCAGCTGCGGTCAGTCAGGCAATTGCAGGGCAGGATGTAGTGTTTTGCACATTGGGGACTGATGCCGAAGCACCCACGACCTTGTATTCAGCAGGTGCCCAAAACATTGTGCAAGCAATGCAAGCGCATCAGGTACGCCGACTCATTTTTCTCTCAAATTTCGGTGTACTCAGCGAAAAGGCGCAGGATTTGCCAGGAGCCGTACTCCTGTTTTTAATCAAATGCTTTATTCCCCATACCCTGGCCGATCATCGTCGGGCGCTGGAGAAAATTCGGGAGCACGCCCCGGAATGGATTGTCGTACGCCCCATGGCACTGACCAATGGTGCGTGGGGAGGGCGCTACCGCACAGTTGTTGATGGGCTTCCCGCTAAGGGTATGCGTATCGCACGGGCAGATGTCGCAGATTTCATGCTGCAACAGGCAACTAGCGATGACTATCTGTATCAGGTTCCGGCGATCGCCTACTAA
- a CDS encoding GNAT family N-acetyltransferase has protein sequence MIKTKNLQLRAVKPIHIELFWRSRDELATLLQTTLPKHWPHFPEAFSPTTNEPADANSGLTHWRGYFFIWPAGGVLVGNGGFNGPPDRSGTVEIGYEIAADYWNRGFATEAAQRMIDYAFAQREVQTVVAHTLAEKNASNRVLQKVGMRYVAEVDSSEVGKIYRCQISREEYTP, from the coding sequence ATGATTAAAACTAAAAACCTTCAGCTACGCGCCGTGAAACCAATTCACATAGAACTGTTTTGGCGCAGTAGGGACGAGCTAGCAACTCTCCTACAGACCACCCTACCTAAACATTGGCCTCATTTCCCGGAAGCCTTTTCTCCTACTACCAATGAGCCTGCCGATGCTAACTCAGGGCTAACTCACTGGCGCGGATATTTCTTTATCTGGCCAGCTGGCGGCGTGCTGGTCGGCAATGGCGGATTTAACGGTCCCCCTGATCGCTCAGGGACGGTGGAGATTGGATACGAAATTGCCGCCGACTATTGGAATCGTGGATTTGCGACTGAGGCTGCTCAGAGAATGATTGATTATGCTTTTGCGCAAAGGGAAGTGCAAACGGTTGTAGCCCATACCCTAGCCGAAAAAAACGCCTCAAATCGTGTGCTGCAAAAAGTAGGGATGAGGTATGTCGCTGAGGTAGATAGCTCTGAAGTAGGCAAAATATACCGTTGTCAAATTAGCAGAGAGGAATATACACCGTGA
- a CDS encoding DUF2283 domain-containing protein produces the protein MFTVVNSREKTSLKLTYFPNADTLYIDLADRPSAESEGLNENLIIDLDNEGRPVGITVRP, from the coding sequence GTGTTTACCGTCGTCAACTCAAGGGAGAAGACCTCACTGAAGCTGACCTACTTCCCCAATGCCGACACTCTATATATTGATCTAGCCGATCGCCCCAGTGCCGAATCAGAAGGGCTGAACGAGAACCTAATTATTGACCTAGACAATGAGGGCCGCCCGGTAGGCATTACAGTCAGACCGTAA
- a CDS encoding sedoheptulose 7-phosphate cyclase, translated as MSNIQAQFSATSAGFQVEGYEKIELSFQFVERLFDIHQPELASYYTSLKRCLAIVDDTVNQLYGSQLQQYFQYYGVELTVFPVSIKEPDKTIATWQTIIDAFCRFNLLRKEPVLVIGGGLVTDVAGFACAAYRRSTNYIRIPTTLIGLIDAGIAIKVAVNHGKLKNRLGAYHAPKATFLNFSFLRTLPVDQIRNGMAELVKIAVVSNRQVFDLLDRYGEDLLYTHFGYRNDDSALQKIGHQVNYESIKTMLELETPNLHELMLDRVIAYGHTWSPTLELTPDPPLLHGHAVNIDMAFSATLAARRGYITSAERDRILGLMSRLGLALDHPSLDIELLWKANQSITLTRDGLLRAAVPHPIGKCHFVNDLTREELEATLQEHKNLCADYPRAGDGLDAYVKPEESFAKPVPSLVGGKV; from the coding sequence ATGAGCAATATTCAGGCGCAGTTTTCTGCCACTTCAGCCGGCTTTCAAGTTGAAGGCTATGAAAAGATCGAACTCAGTTTTCAGTTTGTTGAACGGTTATTCGACATTCATCAACCTGAATTGGCAAGTTATTACACGTCACTCAAGCGGTGTCTTGCAATTGTAGATGATACCGTTAACCAGTTGTACGGTTCTCAATTGCAGCAATACTTTCAGTACTACGGAGTTGAATTAACGGTCTTTCCGGTCTCTATTAAAGAGCCTGATAAGACGATCGCAACTTGGCAGACCATCATTGATGCCTTTTGCCGCTTTAATCTTTTACGCAAAGAACCTGTTTTGGTAATTGGTGGTGGTTTGGTGACAGATGTAGCAGGGTTTGCCTGTGCTGCCTATCGCCGGAGCACAAACTATATTCGGATTCCGACTACGTTGATTGGTCTGATTGATGCCGGAATCGCCATCAAAGTGGCGGTCAATCACGGTAAGTTGAAAAACCGTTTAGGGGCTTACCATGCTCCGAAAGCAACCTTCCTCAATTTTTCATTTCTGCGGACGCTGCCCGTCGATCAAATTCGCAATGGCATGGCAGAACTAGTCAAGATTGCTGTCGTCTCCAATCGACAAGTGTTTGACCTGCTCGATCGCTACGGTGAAGATCTGTTATACACCCACTTTGGCTACCGCAATGATGATAGTGCTCTGCAAAAGATTGGACATCAGGTAAACTACGAATCGATCAAAACCATGCTGGAGCTAGAAACTCCTAATTTGCATGAGTTGATGCTCGATCGCGTGATTGCCTATGGTCACACCTGGAGCCCAACCTTAGAACTCACGCCAGATCCACCGCTACTCCACGGTCATGCCGTCAACATTGACATGGCATTTTCCGCCACCCTTGCCGCCCGTCGGGGTTACATTACCTCGGCAGAGCGCGATCGCATTTTAGGATTAATGAGCCGTTTGGGATTAGCTCTGGATCATCCTAGTTTAGATATTGAACTGCTTTGGAAAGCCAATCAATCCATTACTCTCACCCGTGATGGTTTACTGCGGGCAGCGGTTCCCCATCCCATTGGGAAATGCCACTTCGTCAATGATTTAACCCGTGAGGAACTAGAAGCAACGTTGCAAGAGCACAAGAATTTATGTGCCGATTATCCCAGAGCAGGGGATGGGCTCGATGCCTACGTGAAGCCAGAAGAGAGCTTCGCTAAACCCGTTCCTTCCCTGGTGGGAGGTAAAGTATGA